The Cellvibrio polysaccharolyticus genomic interval CGGTAGACTGTTTAACAATACCGATACCAATTTGCGTAATGCCATTACCGCGAAACAGGTTGCGGTCTTCCACCGTGCCTTTTTCTACACGGGCAATATCGCCAATACGCACCAGGTGGCCATCGGTGCCCTGGGTGAGAACCATCCGGCCAAATTCATCGGCGGTGCGATAACTCCTCGCCATACGCACGGTGAAATGCCGATCATCCGATTCAATACTGCCTGCGGGCAACTCGACGTTTTCTGCACGTAAAGCCGCCTCGACATCGTTTACGGTCAAGCCTCGTGCGGCCATTGCCTGACTGTCCAGCCAGATACGCATGGCGTAGCGCTGCTCGCCACCAATTTGTACCCGGGCAACGCCGTCAATGACCGAGAAGCGATCAACCAGATAACGCTGAGCGTAATCTGAAAGTTCCGGCATGGTCATGTTTTCGCCGGTAAAGTTAAACCAGATAATCACATCTTCGTCGGAACTGATTTTTTGCACTTCTGGCGGGTCGGCTTCTACCGGCAAGTTACGCGCAGCGCGAGCTACGCGGTCGCGAATATCATTGGCCGCAGAATCCATGTCCTGCCCGACTTCAAAGGTCACGGTGATATTCGATGCGCCGTTTTCACTGGCTGATTCAATAAAGCGAATGCCTTCGATACCGGAGATGCGGTCTTCCAGAACTTTGGTAATTCTTGTTTCAACAATGCTGGCCGCAGCCCCGGGATAAACTGTGCGAATAGAAACCACCGGCGGGTCGATATCCGGGTATTCACGCAGCGTGAGATGATCAAAGGCGATGACGCCAAAGGCGATCAGCAGCAAAGAGAGTACCGACGCGAACACCGGTCGTTTGATAGATACATCCGATAACATCATGACTGATAGTCCCTCAGATGTGTTTCTGATTTAATAAATCAGCGAGGGATTCCCGCCCGGTTTGCTCGGCGATGATATTAACGAACTGCCCGGTGCGAATTTTTTGTAACCCGTGAGTCACCACGGCATCGTTGGCTTCAAGCCCGGCGAGAATTTCCACCACACCTTGCAAGCGCTGGCCGATAGTTACCGGGATACGCTCAACACGGGTTTTGCCCTCTTCCGGGCGAATAACAAAAACAAAATTCTGATTACCCAACGGCACCAGCGCCGACTCGGAAATCACCAGCGACTCCCGCTGGTCAGCAAACAATTCCAGACTCATCAACATGCCCTGCTTCAGCTCTTGCTGCTCGTTGGGCAAAATGGCACGTACGGTAATCGCGCGGGTAACACTGTCGATGCGGTTGTCGATGCTGAAAACCTCACCTTCAACCAGCAAGTCGCCAAGATCACGGCTGCGCGCTTTAATGGGCAGACCAATCTGCAAACTCCTCAGGTAAATAGACGGTACCGTGAAATCCAGCTTCATGCGTGAGTCGTCATTCAGAGTGGTGATCAGATCACCCGGTGATACCAGAGCACCAACACTGATGTTTCTCAAACCAACCACACCGCTGAAAGGCGCCACAAGGCGCAAATCTTTTAAACGCGACTCCAGCGCCAGGTAGCGGGCACCGGCGGCTTCATATTCGCGCTGACGTTGATCCAGCAAGGAACGGGATGCCGCATTGCGATCAACCAGGGAGCGCACCCGTTCCAGTTGCTTGCGTGCCTCTTCGTGAGTAAAACGTGCTTCATCCAGCAATGCCTGTTCTTCGTTACTGGTCATCTCGACAAGTACGTCACCTTTATTGACGCGCTGCCCATCTTCAAAATTGATGCTGGTTACGGTTTTGGTGACGTTGGAGGTTAAACGTATGGATTCATTGGCGATCACTGTGCCCAATGCTTCAAGACGGGTTTGCAAGGATTGCAGAGTGGCGCGCTGAACAATCACGTCCGGTTCGGATTGCGCGAAAAGCCTCAACGGGCACATTAATAACACCAGAATACAGAAGGTCACTGCCCGCAGGGAATGCAATGGCATATTTCTCTCACCTTGATAAATTATTAAAAGACATCTGAAACCGTTGAAATGGCAACACTTGCAAGGGTTAGAGCGTAAAACACCACAAAATATAACACGCCGGGTGACATTTTGATGATGACCAGCCACGGGCGAAAGATCGTCAATACGAGGCTTTGCCGCTGCGATAAATCAACCGAATAGCTGCTAAATCAGCTACAGCAAGGCTGTGTTGCAACAGCAAAAAATTAACAGGAAATTTCAGAGGTAATAACGCAGCAGAGGAGTTAACACTATTTAACAAGGAATGACACTGGTTAACCAACAAGGAGAGAATAAATGGTGTTTTTTCAACAGGATATTGGACGCAGTCCGCTTAATTGGAATGGACAGCGCTGTCATTTTTGCGCGCAAAGAAACTGTCGATTACTGACTTTGTCCATCGAGAGCATACCGGATTTGTTCGGAATCAAAACCCCGGTATTGCAGGAAACGAATCTGACGTGCCTTCTCTTTAAGATCGGTTGGCGCTTGTTCACCAAAACGGCGGGCTCTGGTGTTTAAACACAAGTCGAACCAATCCAGCTCCTGCTCCCACAAGGCAGTCTGTGCCAAGCTACCCGTTATACCGCGCTCACTCAATTCCTGAGTAACCCGGCGCGGCCCCTTGCCCTGACGAAAACGCATGCGGGTAAACGCCTCGGCAAAACGACTATCCGATTGCAAACCATCGGCGGCCAGCTGGTTTAACGCATCATCCACGCCAGGATGATTATCGAAACGCTGGGAAAGCTTTTTATGAAGCTCTGCACGGGAGTGCTCGCGCATGGCGAGCAGATTCATCGCTGCCATGCGCAGCACAGAAATATTCACCATTGCCGGGGTTGGCGTGTCATCCGGATTGTTCATGCGTGATTTAATCCAAAGCCTTTTATGCATAAAAAATGGCCGCAATAGCGGCCATTTTCCAAACTAACTGCCTTTTTAGCAGCGTCGTCAAACTCACTGAAACGCCGACCTAGATCGGAGGAAATTTGGCAAGCACTTCACGAACTGCGTTGGTCAATACTTCCCGCTGCTCTTGCGGAGTCAGCCCCTGACGTAAACGCTTTTCAGAAACGCCACGCCAGATAGGTTTTTCAGTTTTTGCATCGACCAGGTCAACAATCAAACTGCCCTGATTGTACACACGAGGTGCGCCGGTAGAGCCGTAAAACAAGGGCGAAGGATAATAACGGTAGCCTCTGCCGTAATAACCGTAGCCATACACACGATCATAAGTGCCCGGGTCCAGTTTTTCTTCGATAACTACGTGAAAGTTAACGGTGAAATCCTGACTGCCAGCCGCAACGGATGCGTAACGCTGACCAAGCTCCTGAGCAATAACGTTTTCGATGTGCGAAAACGTAAAGGGTGAAATCAACAGGTTGTCTTTGGTGTCCTGCTTGACTTCGGAAATCGTAAAACTTTTCAGCGCGGCGAAATCATAACCGGCCTGATAATCTGTTGTTACACGCGGGCCACTGGAACAACCCGCCATTAATACTGCGAGAAAACCGATTAAAGCCCACCTTGAATAGCTCATTGCTGCACCTCAATAAAGGTAATGTTATAACTG includes:
- a CDS encoding efflux RND transporter periplasmic adaptor subunit, which translates into the protein MPLHSLRAVTFCILVLLMCPLRLFAQSEPDVIVQRATLQSLQTRLEALGTVIANESIRLTSNVTKTVTSINFEDGQRVNKGDVLVEMTSNEEQALLDEARFTHEEARKQLERVRSLVDRNAASRSLLDQRQREYEAAGARYLALESRLKDLRLVAPFSGVVGLRNISVGALVSPGDLITTLNDDSRMKLDFTVPSIYLRSLQIGLPIKARSRDLGDLLVEGEVFSIDNRIDSVTRAITVRAILPNEQQELKQGMLMSLELFADQRESLVISESALVPLGNQNFVFVIRPEEGKTRVERIPVTIGQRLQGVVEILAGLEANDAVVTHGLQKIRTGQFVNIIAEQTGRESLADLLNQKHI
- a CDS encoding regulatory protein RecX: MHKRLWIKSRMNNPDDTPTPAMVNISVLRMAAMNLLAMREHSRAELHKKLSQRFDNHPGVDDALNQLAADGLQSDSRFAEAFTRMRFRQGKGPRRVTQELSERGITGSLAQTALWEQELDWFDLCLNTRARRFGEQAPTDLKEKARQIRFLQYRGFDSEQIRYALDGQSQ
- a CDS encoding DUF4136 domain-containing protein, with amino-acid sequence MSYSRWALIGFLAVLMAGCSSGPRVTTDYQAGYDFAALKSFTISEVKQDTKDNLLISPFTFSHIENVIAQELGQRYASVAAGSQDFTVNFHVVIEEKLDPGTYDRVYGYGYYGRGYRYYPSPLFYGSTGAPRVYNQGSLIVDLVDAKTEKPIWRGVSEKRLRQGLTPQEQREVLTNAVREVLAKFPPI